The Plasmodium sp. gorilla clade G2 genome assembly, chromosome: 5 DNA segment TGAAattaatatctttattaggaaatcaaataaataatgagataaagaagaaattttTTGAGGCAAATGCAATGGAACCATCGAAGGAAGAGGAATTGGTAAGATGAAGGgaataaaacaataataagatgaatacattatattgtgcatatataaatataaatatatatatatatatatatatatttatttatttatttatttatatttatttttagaaGAAAGAATATGATGTAAAGTCCAAAATGAgcgataaagaaaaagaaataaaaattgaaGAACATAATTTAATATGCGAATATTGGGAAAAACAAAGTGAATGTATGAGTATGCTAATAGATGAGTGGAATAAAATTTCAGATATACTTGAATCCATCAATATTGATcccaataatattatgagttctttattatcattatatggAGAAAAAACAGTTAACGATTTTCATCTATCTCTTGacgaaataaaaaaagcTAATGTTGAATTAAATGTAAATACTGATGATATAACAATACCAGAAATTAATGATGCAGATATAAATAAGTTTGATCCTTCGAATATGAccatattaaatttaatagaggtaaaaaaaaaaaaaaaaaaaaaaaaaaaaaaaaaaatatgatacatataaatgtatatgtgAATGTATAAACCTTTGtgtatattatgaatatatcttttttatattaaaaaattggaGTATCaccaaattattatataatataatataatatatatatatatatatgtattttattttattttattttgaaggATATAAATTGGGATATGGATTTGGAATATTCAATTAACCAAATTAGAGAAGATtggaaaaatgaaaataaacaaaataaaaaaattatacaaaagaaggtaatacaaatgataagaaatatatatatatatatatatatatatatatatatatttataaacatttacatatttcatatatttatatatttttatatatatgtagattaTTGAAGGTATTAAACACAGAATGGGATTACTAGATTACCTGAACAAAGTAGAAATAAACTTAAACGCCTTTGCAAAAATTATCGAAGGAAGAATGATATCAAATGATGACGTTAAAAGTCAATTATTATCTATGAAAGATATGAGTGAAGAAGGATTACTTTCAAAACTTTTAGAAAATTtgaaatgtaataaaatgGATATAAATGCTGAATCTTTTAAAACACCAacttctttttttgtttctcaTCACTTACCTATGACAGTGTGTTCTTACAGTGACAATTCAAATATTGATGAATTAAAAGATATGAATGAAACTAATAGTAATGCTGATATTaaagatgatgaaaaaaaaattcctgatgaaaatgatgccatagatgatgaaaataaaaatgaagagaaAGATTAATCACAGATCACAGTATGATAATCTTTaagaattttatatattactaaAGGGTTGTTATACAcacatatgaatatatatatatatatatatattatatatatgtatattttttggaGGTTATATGCTTACATTAActgtgtaattttttttttcttcttctttccataatattatatatatattatatatatatattatgctcCTACATTTTTGTATCGTGTtgtattttttgtaatttttttgcatttttttttaaaaataataattatttttattacatatttaatttatttcttatttttattattttttttttttttttcatactttttaattcttatatttttagtGTGCCTATTCTTTCTTcctttcttatttatatatatttttttttctcctggaaaataaaaaaaaaattaaaataatctaTCACATATATTGTAATAACTTTCAAGTTTTGAATAAcgtttcttttatattttgataaaataaaagaaaatttgaaaaaaagaGTTTTAAAAAggttataattaaaatgtcAGGTATTCACAAATAAAtagaatattaatatatattatatggtaAAGGAGAAAAGCATTATATTTCCAGGaataagataaatatatatatataaatatataaataagtatttattttattttatttattttattttttggaataaaacaatattatattatatatatatataataaaataatttattgatatataatatataattatttaaaggaataaaaatgaaaacttgaaaataaatatataggtaaatatatattatatatataatatattaatagtatCATTAggctaatatattttttaatattttttactatatacatatataataatatactatatattttgtatatatttgttattttttttttatatttatcttctgacttatgatatatatatataatttaaaatataatatgccaaaattttctttttcttttatctgATTtgctttttaatataatttaaaaagagataaaataaaaaattatgttctATATaagtacatatttttttataaaattttaaattttataagcTCTTAGGAACGtttggaaaaaaatataaaaaatataatatatatatatatatatatatatatataacaaaagatataatattatgagaCCATGAAAAGTTTTTCTGTTGAAAATATTTCATCTCAGAATTTGATGAAATCATCAGTTCAAAGGAGCATAAAAGCAACggtatatttcttttttttgattaaATGAATAAACCATATATTaagcataatatatatatatatatatatatatatatattaatatatttattattattttattttatttttttttttttgtgaagaTATTAAAACAATATCCCAAGTTGGAAGAtcatattgaaaatattttccCAAAAAAGGGTTCCTTATTTTTAGGAAAatggtaataaaaatatatacatatatatatatatatatatatatatatatatatatatatatatatatatatatatatatatatgtatgtatatatgtatgctatatattttttaaatgttcatatgatatgtataaataaaccTATATGtgtacttattttttttatttttttagtatTAATCATGTTACGGTTATTCTTGGAAATAATGAGCTTTTATTTTTCCAAATAAGAAATGGACCATGGATACCAAATTTAAAATTAGTACacaaatgtaataatatataaaataaataaatatatatatatatatatatgtatatgttttatattttatattttttttttttttaaagatccTTTTATGATGCCTCAAATACAAGTTGATAAAGGAGCAATAAAACACGTACTAAGAGGTTCCAATATTATGTGCCCTGGAGTAACATCTCCTGGAGGCAAACTTGATGATGTTGAAGCAAATACAGTTGTAGTAAGtggaataatataatacataattatattatatatatatatatatatatatatatatatataattatatttatatttacaatttttataGCAAATAAGAGCAGAAGATAAAGAATTTCCTTGTGCTGTAGGAATTACCACAATGTCATCAAAAGAAATGTaagaataattatacatataaatatattgtgtACTTTTATgagttatatataatttataattattatgtacacatttatatattcataattatttatttatatatcttatcatattttttattttttcttatagtATTGAAATAAATAAGGACATGTGTATTGAGAACatacattatttaaatgatggATTGTGGAA contains these protein-coding regions:
- a CDS encoding cell cycle regulator protein, putative; the encoded protein is MKSFSVENISSQNLMKSSVQRSIKATILKQYPKLEDHIENIFPKKGSLFLGKCINHVTVILGNNELLFFQIRNGPWIPNLKLVHKYPFMMPQIQVDKGAIKHVLRGSNIMCPGVTSPGGKLDDVEANTVVQIRAEDKEFPCAVGITTMSSKEIIEINKDMCIENIHYLNDGLWNFKIET